A portion of the Methylobacterium currus genome contains these proteins:
- a CDS encoding type II toxin-antitoxin system RelE/ParE family toxin, whose amino-acid sequence MEIRVFLDARGGSPFASWFDDLDAQAAAKVTVALTRMERGNLANAKAVGGGVQEFRIDWGPGYRLYFGRDGDTLIILLCGGTKRRQQDDIAEAQAHWAEYKRRKKEEG is encoded by the coding sequence ATGGAGATCAGGGTGTTTCTGGACGCCCGCGGAGGGAGTCCGTTCGCCAGCTGGTTCGATGATCTGGACGCCCAGGCGGCGGCCAAGGTCACGGTGGCGCTGACGCGGATGGAGCGCGGCAACCTCGCGAACGCCAAGGCGGTCGGGGGAGGGGTTCAGGAGTTCCGGATCGACTGGGGTCCTGGTTACCGGCTGTATTTCGGGCGGGACGGGGACACGCTGATCATCCTGCTGTGTGGCGGCACCAAGCGCCGGCAGCAGGACGACATCGCTGAGGCGCAGGCGCACTGGGCGGAGTACAAACGACGGAAAAAGGAGGAGGGGTGA
- a CDS encoding toll/interleukin-1 receptor domain-containing protein — protein MPNNAFISYAHADEKRLERLHKHLVMLRRDGSLQAWSDHAIIPGDNVGQTISAALAQSSLFIALVSPDYLASNYCYEKEFQRALQLQAEGRLRILAVILEPCDWLNSPFSQILVLPKDGKPVSEWTNENTAYLNAVEGIRRALAATPSPGPDVGAEGTGVTALGTARRVRVKQQFDAIQKAEYAEAAFRTIQTYFQNACAELHEASDQIRARFELMGPNAFTCTVVNRALMRNGEAHITVRQARGGRMQVGDLSFVYQPHAEAGTSNGWMSVEADDYNLFLNAMIDGLGRSRDEKVTPEQAAERLWNNFVTQAGIEYE, from the coding sequence ATGCCGAACAACGCCTTCATCTCCTACGCCCACGCCGACGAGAAGCGCCTGGAGCGCCTGCACAAGCACCTCGTCATGCTGCGGCGCGACGGCAGCCTGCAGGCCTGGTCGGATCATGCGATCATCCCTGGCGACAACGTCGGCCAGACGATCAGTGCGGCGCTGGCTCAGAGCAGCCTGTTCATCGCGCTGGTCAGCCCGGACTACCTGGCCTCGAACTACTGCTACGAAAAGGAATTCCAGCGGGCGCTGCAGCTGCAGGCGGAGGGTCGCCTGCGCATCTTGGCCGTGATCCTCGAACCGTGCGATTGGCTCAACTCGCCATTTAGCCAGATCCTCGTCCTGCCCAAGGACGGCAAGCCGGTGTCCGAGTGGACAAACGAGAACACCGCCTACCTCAATGCCGTGGAGGGTATCCGCCGGGCGCTGGCGGCCACCCCCTCCCCCGGACCGGACGTGGGGGCCGAGGGCACTGGCGTAACGGCGCTCGGCACGGCGCGGCGCGTGCGGGTCAAGCAGCAGTTCGATGCGATCCAGAAGGCCGAATATGCCGAGGCCGCTTTCCGGACGATCCAGACCTACTTCCAGAACGCCTGCGCCGAGCTGCACGAGGCCAGTGACCAGATCCGCGCTCGGTTCGAGCTTATGGGCCCGAACGCGTTCACCTGTACGGTGGTCAACCGCGCCCTGATGCGCAACGGCGAGGCGCACATCACAGTCCGGCAGGCGCGCGGCGGCCGCATGCAGGTCGGTGACCTGTCCTTTGTCTACCAGCCGCATGCCGAGGCTGGTACGTCGAACGGCTGGATGAGCGTCGAGGCAGACGACTACAACCTGTTCCTGAACGCCATGATCGACGGGCTAGGACGCTCTCGCGACGAGAAGGTTACGCCTGAGCAGGCTGCCGAACGACTCTGGAACAACTTCGTCACCCAGGCAGGCATCGAGTACGAGTAG
- a CDS encoding ribbon-helix-helix domain-containing protein: MAKKPASLEIALGGHSQPAAQDTAEVVQHPSAAAARPGKSQEAKLTVYVPPAASKRLRLMCIEHDRDLNSYLREGLDMVLAKYGQPSLAEFSEK, encoded by the coding sequence ATGGCCAAGAAACCCGCGTCGCTTGAAATCGCCCTTGGCGGTCACAGCCAGCCCGCTGCCCAGGACACCGCCGAGGTCGTACAGCACCCGTCCGCGGCGGCCGCCCGCCCGGGTAAGTCGCAGGAGGCCAAGCTCACGGTCTACGTGCCGCCGGCTGCCAGCAAGCGCCTGCGCCTGATGTGCATCGAGCACGACCGCGACCTGAACAGCTACCTGCGCGAAGGCCTCGACATGGTCCTGGCCAAGTACGGCCAGCCCTCGCTGGCGGAGTTTTCCGAGAAGTGA
- a CDS encoding DNA-binding protein yields MALTRSFKDTVKARAESDPAFRDALLTEAVDQFLAGDLDTGKAVLRDYINATIGFERLAAETGSSSKSLMRMLSPTGNPTASNLFSVLSTVQKAAGVHLAVATGR; encoded by the coding sequence ATGGCCCTGACCCGCAGCTTCAAGGACACCGTGAAGGCGCGCGCCGAGAGCGACCCGGCGTTCCGCGATGCCCTGCTGACTGAGGCGGTGGACCAGTTTCTGGCCGGCGACCTCGACACCGGCAAGGCGGTGCTCCGCGACTACATCAACGCGACGATCGGCTTTGAGCGCTTGGCCGCAGAGACCGGAAGCTCGTCCAAGAGCCTGATGCGCATGCTGAGCCCGACCGGCAACCCCACAGCCAGCAACCTGTTCAGTGTCCTGAGCACCGTCCAGAAGGCAGCCGGTGTGCACTTGGCTGTCGCGACAGGCCGCTGA
- a CDS encoding ParA family protein has product MNVIAFVTQKGGTGKSSLAVSLAVAAEERGIKTSIIDLDPQGTAKNWYERREGTGGPEVNALQAGQLEAAMGLLKKQGVQLVIIDTPGVDTPAATAAIQVANLCLIPARPSIADIEAAAPTVRSITRLGKPFSYVLNQCPPGRSIRTSDAFRVLQLSGAVANTPLAMRADHMDALATGQGVTERDTTSKAAAEVRELLQWALNRMEGKQHGQETRVA; this is encoded by the coding sequence ATGAACGTCATCGCATTTGTCACCCAGAAGGGCGGCACCGGAAAAAGCAGCCTGGCCGTCTCTCTGGCCGTCGCGGCCGAGGAGCGGGGGATCAAGACCTCGATCATCGACCTCGACCCGCAGGGCACCGCCAAGAACTGGTATGAGCGCCGGGAAGGGACCGGCGGCCCGGAGGTCAACGCCCTCCAGGCCGGTCAGCTTGAGGCCGCGATGGGGCTCCTGAAGAAACAGGGAGTCCAGCTCGTGATCATCGACACGCCCGGCGTCGATACACCGGCAGCCACCGCGGCGATCCAGGTGGCCAACCTGTGCCTGATCCCAGCGCGGCCGAGCATCGCCGACATCGAGGCTGCCGCGCCGACCGTGCGCAGCATCACCCGCCTCGGCAAACCGTTCTCCTACGTCCTCAACCAGTGCCCGCCTGGCCGCTCGATCCGGACCAGCGATGCGTTCCGCGTCCTGCAGCTGTCCGGCGCGGTGGCGAACACACCGCTCGCGATGCGCGCCGACCACATGGACGCGCTGGCGACAGGGCAGGGGGTCACCGAACGCGACACCACCAGCAAGGCCGCCGCCGAAGTGCGCGAGCTGCTGCAGTGGGCGCTCAACCGCATGGAAGGAAAACAGCATGGCCAAGAAACCCGCGTCGCTTGA